The following proteins are co-located in the Periplaneta americana isolate PAMFEO1 chromosome 12, P.americana_PAMFEO1_priV1, whole genome shotgun sequence genome:
- the Sec61beta gene encoding protein transport protein Sec61 subunit beta, translated as MPAAPSSTSVGAGSRSPTKAVAPRAASGGTVRQRKAAPSSAAARNRTTGAGSGGMWRFYTDDSPGIKVGPVPVLVMSLLFIASVFMLHIWGKYTRS; from the exons ATG CCAGCAGCCCCAAGTTCGACGTCGGTGGGAGCCGGGAGCAGATCCCCTACTAAAGCTGTAGCTCCACGAGCAGCCAGTGGTGGTACTGTTAGACAAAG GAAAGCGGCTCCATCATCTGCTGCAGCAAGAAATCGAACTACTGGTGCTGGTAGTGGTGGCATGTGGAGATTCTACACTGATGATTCTCCCGGCATTAAAGT GGGTCCAGTGCCTGTCCTGGTGATGTCATTGTTGTTCATTGCCTCAGTTTTTATGCTTCACATTTGGGGAAAATATACCCGTTCATAA